A genomic window from Gossypium hirsutum isolate 1008001.06 chromosome D10, Gossypium_hirsutum_v2.1, whole genome shotgun sequence includes:
- the LOC107916180 gene encoding bidirectional sugar transporter SWEET17 isoform X2: MEDLSFIVGVIGNVISVLVFLSPVGTFWRIVKNGSTEDFESLPYVCTLLSSSLWTYYGITKPGAYLVATVNGFGILAEAVYVVLFLIYAPRKMRVKTGILVGILNVGFLAAAILVTHLALEGDTRIDAIGFMCAGLNIIMYGSPLAAMVPNGIGFLLGTAQLILYAIFRKARPSNDTISQGLLEQGFQK, translated from the exons ATGGAAGACCTGAGCTTCATTGTGGGTGTTATAG GCAATGTCATCTCAGTTCTGGTTTTTCTTTCTCCAGT tgGAACGTTTTGGAGGATAGTGAAGAATGGATCAACGGAGGATTTTGAGAGTCTTCCTTACGTTTGCACATTGTTGAGTTCAAGCTTGTGGACTTACTATGGAATCACAAAGCCTGGGGCTTACCTTGTTGCCACTGTGAATGGCTTTGGCATCCTGGCTGAAGCTGTCTATGTTGTTTTGTTCCTGATATATGCACCCAGAAAGATGAgg GTGAAGACTGGGATTTTGGTGGGGATATTAAATGTGGGGTTCCTAGCAGCAGCTATCTTGGTTACTCATTTAGCATTGGAAGGAGACACTCGAATCGATGCAATAGGGTTCATGTGTGCTGGGCTTAACATCATCATGTATGGTTCCCCTTTAGCTGCCATG GTACCAAATGGGATAGGTTTTCTACTTGGAACAGCACAACTTATTCTGTATGCCATTTTTCGCAAAGCAAGGCCATCAAACGACACCATTTCTCAAGGATTACTGGAACAAGGTTTTCAAAAGTAG
- the LOC107916180 gene encoding bidirectional sugar transporter SWEET17 isoform X1, which produces MEDLSFIVGVIGNVISVLVFLSPVGTFWRIVKNGSTEDFESLPYVCTLLSSSLWTYYGITKPGAYLVATVNGFGILAEAVYVVLFLIYAPRKMRVKTGILVGILNVGFLAAAILVTHLALEGDTRIDAIGFMCAGLNIIMYGSPLAAMKTVVTSKSVEYMPFFLSFFLFLNGGIWAFYALLEHDIFLGVPNGIGFLLGTAQLILYAIFRKARPSNDTISQGLLEQGFQK; this is translated from the exons ATGGAAGACCTGAGCTTCATTGTGGGTGTTATAG GCAATGTCATCTCAGTTCTGGTTTTTCTTTCTCCAGT tgGAACGTTTTGGAGGATAGTGAAGAATGGATCAACGGAGGATTTTGAGAGTCTTCCTTACGTTTGCACATTGTTGAGTTCAAGCTTGTGGACTTACTATGGAATCACAAAGCCTGGGGCTTACCTTGTTGCCACTGTGAATGGCTTTGGCATCCTGGCTGAAGCTGTCTATGTTGTTTTGTTCCTGATATATGCACCCAGAAAGATGAgg GTGAAGACTGGGATTTTGGTGGGGATATTAAATGTGGGGTTCCTAGCAGCAGCTATCTTGGTTACTCATTTAGCATTGGAAGGAGACACTCGAATCGATGCAATAGGGTTCATGTGTGCTGGGCTTAACATCATCATGTATGGTTCCCCTTTAGCTGCCATG aaaacgGTAGTGACAAGCAAAAGTGTAGAATACATGCCATTTTTTCTGTCGTTTTTCCTGTTCTTGAACGGAGGAATTTGGGCATTCTATGCATTGCTGGAGCACGACATTTTCCTTGGG GTACCAAATGGGATAGGTTTTCTACTTGGAACAGCACAACTTATTCTGTATGCCATTTTTCGCAAAGCAAGGCCATCAAACGACACCATTTCTCAAGGATTACTGGAACAAGGTTTTCAAAAGTAG